The following coding sequences lie in one Cydia fagiglandana chromosome 27, ilCydFagi1.1, whole genome shotgun sequence genomic window:
- the LOC134677780 gene encoding uncharacterized protein LOC134677780: MAGNQANDGGEPSKVRRSIGEWEASGKQKQGQSPTAAPPPAKEALEAPGKDLLRLTSPQGQRVAQVKVGEAKTSPITCIKTAEARRLMEKAKNQLDLSGNIKKEMKASVKEIIEKLYKMVKDLELEKKRLEMPRLSSATTPKLTNTANTTFTVTPEPDQCFPKNILTKLEEQTKLIEENGRKMDELRASMETQKETLGRMATTATYASVAAASPNSAPGAGPTLRRGTLHSVVVTSKDETETGDEVLDKIRKAVDAKDGWITVERVKKAKDRKVVMGLATREEREKIKDRLAKEVTNLIVEDVKNKDPLLILRSVLSINTDEDVLKALRNQNRDIFRDLGEEEDRVSIKYRKRARNPHTGHIVISVSPIIYQRAINRGNVHIDLQRIKVEDQSPLVQCTRCLGFGHGKRFCTEQTDLCGHCGGPHLKTECEEWLAKIPPRCHNCFEQQWLTTAEGTKKVQTPYRVAQANLQRKKLATDELLVEAERRKIALALLQEPYVGASKEMRSHRGVRIYQSDGTEEGVVKAAIAIFDDDLNVEQYPKLTTNNIVVVGISTVAWRITLVSIYFEPDQPIEPYLEHLSKIRKEIDSNKWIIGGDANAKSVWWGSPQTDHRGEDLMGTLNELNLNVLNMGNIPTFDTVRGDRRFSSFVDITACSTEMLDLVDDWKVDEGLTSSDHNGILFKIQLKKSTGIKIQRTTRLYNTKKANWTDFHEKLGQLLQENHLTKPEIEQIETKEKIEEIVNKLTQVITEICKKSIPKKKNKENLKLPWWSPELEEMKQIVTTRKRRIRCAAPVRRERVVKEYLEAKEQYESRAVKAQVESWKDFCKKQDKEGLWEGIYRVIGRVTKRVEDVPLEKNGETLSAKESVKLLAETFYPEDSASSDDAHHRQTRKRAAEVNDGEQNETCEPPFTMAELIWSCESFNPKKAPGAEGFTADICCHAIRVNPELFLTLLNKCLKYRYFPKIWKEATVVVLRKPGKDNYANPKSYRPIGLLPIFGKILEKMLVARLKSHLIPRTSACQYGFMPQRSTEDSLYTLMQRINKKLGEKRIVTLISLDIEGAFDSAWWPAIRVRLAEENCPVGLRQMMDSYLKDRSVTVRYAGEQYGLETSKGCVQGSIAGPILWNLLLDPLLKSLQARGDYCQAFADDVALVVDGSTAMEIEAKANSALEHAREWGVRNKLKFAPHKTNAMLITRKLKYDTPRLCMGGINIGMVKEIKMLGVVIDNKLTFNEHVSNVCKKAVGIHKQLSRAAKASWGLHPEVIKTIYVATVEPIVLYAASVWAPAATKISVQKQLAAVQRGIAQKLCKAYRTVSLNSALILAGILPLDLRVREAASLYEAKRGVPQPGLGDWEVERMAPAAEMPHPAERQELKLISLVDQNDVNNHSNYEVRIYTDGSKIGGGVGASLSIWRGEAEIKARKLALPKFCTVYQAELLAICVATREVKNSKANTFGIYSDSMAALQTIQNYSCLHPLAVEARDNIRTISHQGKIIALHWIKAHAGLEGNERADELAKGAAADSKRKRDYDQCPVSFVKRNIRMATLDKWNWRYTTGETASITKLFFPDAVAAYGTVRKIEFTSPVTQLMTGHGGFSEYLHRFKCKENPSCICEPGRPESIPHLIAECPQFSIQRHDTENKIGEEIKVENISKIMQNKYIRDTFLEYCKKIVKIVINRNK; this comes from the exons ATGGCCGGAAACCAGGCGAACGACGGTGGCGAACCGTCGAAGGTGAGGCGCAGCATCGGCGAATGGGAGGCCTCAGGAAAACAAAAACAGGGGCAGAGCCCCACAGCGGCCCCCCCGCCGGCCAAGGAAGCCTTGGAGGCCCCTGGCAAAGACCTCCTAAGACTGACAAGTCCTCAAGGGCAACGAGTTGCACAAGTAAAAGTTGGAGAGGCAAAAACCTCACCAatcacctgcataaaaaccgcCGAGGCCAGGAGACTAATGGAAAAAGCGAAAAACCAATTAGACCTTTCCGGCAACATTAAAAAGGAAATGAAGGCCTCGGTGAAAGAAATTATTGAAAAACTCTACAAGATGGTGAAGGACTTGGAACTCGAGAAAAAACGCCTAGAGATGCCTCGACTCAGTTCAGCAACAACCCCAAAGCTGACCAACACAGCAAACACCACATTCACAGTCACTCCGGAGCCAGACCAATGCTTTCCTAAGAACATTCTGACAAAGCTGGAAGAGCAAACCAAGCTCATAGAAGAGAACGGCAGAAAAATGGACGAGCTGAGGGCCTCGATGGAGACCCAAAAGGAGACCCTTGGGAGGATGGCGACGACCGCGACATACGCAAGCGTAGCGGCGGCGTCCCCAAACTCGGCACCCGGTGCAGGACCGACCTTGAGAAGAGGTACCCTGCACTCAGTGGTCGTTACCTCCAAGGATGAAACTGAAACGGGAGACGAGGTCCTCGACAAGATTAGGAAAGCGGTAGATGCGAAGGATGGGTGGATTACGGTGGAAAGAGTCAAAAAAGCGAAAGACAGAAAAGTCGTAATGGGGCTGGCTACTAGAGAGGAAAGGGAAAAGATCAAGGACAGGCTAGCAAAAGAAGTAACCAATCTCATCGTCGAGGACGTGAAGAATAAGGACCCACTACTCATCCTTAGGAGCGTGCTCTCCATAAACACGGATGAGGACGTCCTAAAGGCACTGAGAAACCAAAATAGGGATATCTTCCGTGACCTTGGCGAAGAGGAAGACCGAGTGTCAATCAAATACCGAAAAAGGGCCAGAAACCCTCATACAGGACATATAGTGATCAGCGTCTCTCCCATTATCTATCAGAGAGCAATAAATAGGGGAAATGTCCACATAGACCTCCAAAGAATCAAAGTGGAGGACCAGTCCCCGCTGGTGCAGTGCACCCGCTGCCTGGGATTTGGTCACGGCAAACGCTTTTGCACAGAACAAACCGATCTGTGTGGCCATTGTGGAGGACCCCACTTAAAAACCGAGTGCGAAGAATGGCTTGCCAAAATACCACCCCGATGCCACAACTGT TTCGAGCAACAGTGGCTTACCACTGCTGAGGGCACCAAAAAGGTACAAACGCCCTACCGGGTAGCGCAAGCAAACCTCCAGAGAAAGAAACTGGCCACAGATGAGTTACTTGTAGAGGCGGAAAGGCGGAAAATCGCCCTTGCGCTCCTACAGGAACCCTACGTGGGGGCCAGTAAAGAAATGAGGAGCCACAGAGGAGTGAGAATCTACCAGAGTGACGGCACTGAAGAGGGTGTTGTAAAGGCAGCAATAGCCATATTCGATGACGATCTCAATGTTGAACAATACCCAAAACTCACCACAAACAACATCGTGGTGGTGGGGATCAGCACCGTCGCTTGGAGGATTACACTCGTGTCCATTTATTTTGAGCCAGACCAGCCCATTGAACCCTACTTGGAGCACTTATCCAAAATAAGAAAAGAAATAGACTCTAATAAATGGATCATAGGAGGTGATGCCAACGCTAAAAGTGTATGGTGGGGTAGCCCACAGACGGATCATAGGGGTGAAGACCTGATGGGAACCCTCAATGAGCTCAACCTGAACGTGCTCAATATGGGAAACATACCGACTTTCGATACTGTGAGGGGTGACAGGCGCTTCAGCAGCTTCGTTGACATAACAGCCTGCTCAACGGAGATGCTGGACCTAGTAGATGATTGGAAGGTCGACGAGGGACTCACGAGTTCGGACCACAATGGGattctttttaaaattcaactcAAAAAATCAACAGGTATCAAAATACAAAGAACCACCAGATTATATAACACAAAAAAAGCAAATTGGACCGATTTTCATGAGAAACTCGGACAATTATTGCAAGAAAATCACCTAACAAAACCAGAGATAGAACAAATAGAAACGaaggaaaaaattgaagaaatagtaaataaattaacGCAAGTAATAACAGAAATATGTAAAAAATCCATcccaaaaaagaaaaataaagagAATCTCAAATTACCATGGTGGTCGCCCGAACTCGAAGAGATGAAACAAATAGTCACTACTAGAAAGCGCAGAATCCGCTGTGCAGCCCCAGTAAGACGAGAGAGGGTCGTGAAAGAGTACCTTGAAGCAAAGGAACAATATGAAAGTCGAGCAGTAAAAGCCCAAGTCGAGAGTTGGAAAGACTTTTGTAAAAAGCAGGATAAGGAAGGGCTTTGGGAGGGTATATATAGGGTTATAGGCAGAGTCACAAAAAGAGTGGAGGACGTACCCCTGGAGAAAAATGGCGAAACCCTTAGCGCTAAAGAGTCGGTGAAGCTGCTGGCGGAGACCTTTTACCCAGAGGACTCTGCCAGTAGTGATGACGCCCACCACAGACAAACCCGTAAGAGAGCGGCCGAAGTGAACGATGGCGAACAAAATGAAACTTGTGAACCACCCTTCACGATGGCTGAACTGATATGGTCGTGCGAGTCGTTTAACCCGAAAAAGGCACCAGGCGCGGAGGGTTTCACGGCCGATATATGCTGCCACGCCATTCGAGTAAACCCTGAATTGTTCCTCACCCTACTAAACAAATGCCTCAAGTACCGATACTTCCCTAAGATCTGGAAGGAGGCCACGGTGGTCGTCCTCAGGAAACCGGGAAAGGACAACTATGCAAACCCCAAGTCATATAGGCCGATAGGATTGCTGCCAATCTTCGGAAAGATCTTAGAGAAGATGCTGGTTGCCAGGCTAAAGTCCCACCTAATACCGAGGACCAGTGCCTGCCAATACGGATTCATGCCGCAGCGCAGCACCGAGGACTCCCTCTATACCCTTATGCAGAGAATTAACAAAAAACTAGGTGAAAAAAGGATCGTCACGCTGATCTCACTGGATATAGAGGGGGCCTTCGACAGCGCATGGTGGCCTGCCATCAGAGTCCGGCTGGCCGAGGAAAACTGCCCCGTTGGTCTGAGACAAATGATGGACAGTTACCTAAAGGACAGAAGCGTCACGGTGCGGTATGCGGGTGAACAGTATGGACTGGAGACCAGCAAAGGCTGTGTACAAGGGTCAATAGCGGGTCCCATCCTCTGGAATCTACTGCTGGACCCACTCCTCAAAAGTCTCCAAGCCAGGGGCGACTACTGCCAGGCGTTCGCGGACGACGTGGCACTTGTGGTGGATGGAAGCACCGCAATGGAAATTGAGGCCAAGGCCAACTCTGCTCTCGAACATGCCCGGGAATGGGGCGTCAGGAACAAATTGAAGTTCGCACCGCACAAGACCAATGCAATGCTTATTACACGAAAACTAAAGTACGACACCCCACGCCTGTGCATGGGCGGGATTAATATAGGGATGGTCaaggaaataaaaatgttaggtGTTGTCATCGACAACAAGCTCACTTTCAACGAACACGTCTCGAACGTCTGCAAAAAGGCAGTGGGTATCCACAAGCAGCTCTCCAGAGCGGCAAAGGCAAGCTGGGGACTTCACCCCGAGGTTATTAAGACCATATATGTAGCGACAGTGGAGCCAATAGTCCTGTACGCCGCAAGTGTATGGGCCCCGGCCGCAACAAAAATAAGTGTCCAGAAGCAGCTAGCAGCGGTCCAACGAGGAATAGCACAGAAACTGTGCAAAGCGTACCGCACAGTCTCCCTCAACTCTGCGCTCATCCTGGCCGGGATTCTCCCACTCGACCTCAGAGTTCGAGAGGCGGCCTCGCTATACGAAGCCAAAAGAGGTGTCCCCCAGCCGGGATTGGGCGACTGGGAAGTGGAGAGAATGGCTCCAGCCGCAGAAATGCCACACCCCGCAGAACGCCAGGAGCTGAAACTAATAAGCCTCGTTGACCAAAATGATGTCAACAATCATAGTAACTATGAAGTGCGAATTTACACGGACGGTAGTAAGATAGGAGGTGGAGTCGGAGCCTCACTGTCTATATGGCGGGGGGAAGCCGAGATAAAAGCCCGGAAACTAGCTCTACCTAAGTTCTGCACTGTCTACCAGGCGGAGCTTCTCGCAATCTGTGTGGCAACAAGAGAAGTCAAGAACAGTAAAGCAAATACGTTCGGGATCTACAGCGACTCCATGGCAGCCCTTCAAACCATCCAGAACTACAGCTGCCTCCACCCTCTAGCAGTGGAAGCGAGAGATAACATAAGAACAATATCTCACCAAGGCAAAATTATCGCTTTGCATTGGATAAAAGCACACGCAGGGCTGGAAGGTAATGAAAGGGCGGACGAACTCGCCAAGGGAGCGGCTGCGGACTCCAAACGTAAGCGTGACTACGATCAATGTCCGGTATCATTCGTGAAGCGAAATATCCGTATGGCCACGCTTGACAAGTGGAATTGGAGATACACCACAGGTGAGACAGCATCGATAACAAAGCTGTTCTTCCCGGATGCGGTAGCGGCTTACGGGACAGTCCGAAAAATTGAATTCACGAGTCCAGTGACACAATTAATGACAGGGCATGGTGGATTCTCCGAGTACTTACACAGATTTAAGTGCAAGGAGAACCCATCGTGCATATGTGAACCCGGCAGACCAGAGAGCATTCCGCACCTAATAGCGGAGTGCCCTCAGTTTAGCATACAAAGGCACGATACAGAAAATAAAATTGGGGAAGAGATAAAAGTAGAAAATATTAGTAAAATAATGCAAAACAAGTATATTAGAGACACGTTTCTAGAATATTGTAAGAAAATtgtaaaaatagtaataaatagaAATAAGTAG